Within the Pseudomonas chlororaphis subsp. aurantiaca genome, the region AGCGAGATCGCTATCAAGGCACTGGAACTGGATGCGCATATCCCTTCCTGCCTTGAAGGCCAGCTGGTTATGGCAGCCAAGGCTGATGGCCTGGTGACCCTGCGCGAGGATCGCTTCCACTGGCTGAGCACGCAGTACTCAGCCGACCACGCCTACGACCTGGACTTCGAAGATGGCTGGCTCTACGACGACGGCAAGGACGGCGAGCGCGTGGTGCGCCCTGTCCGCAGCCTTCCAATTCGCTAATTCACCCCTTCATTCCTTCTCTTGCAGGCGATTCCGGGTTCGTCAGGACGACGATCAGACCAGAAGCGAGCCGGGAAGCGCCGGCCGCCTGCACCCTATTCCGCTCACAGGAGCATCCCATGCAAATGATCACCGTAAGTCACGGCGAGACCATGCTGACCACTCCGGACGCTGCCCTTGCACTGCAGGTGCTGGCCGGGCTTAGCGCTTCCGAAAAGCCGGCCGCGGCACCATCTGGCATCCCAGCAATCGGCGAATACTGGCCGGGTGAAGGCGGCGTCAACGGTGGCCTGTTCCCTGGCGGCGACAAGCCCTACTACCTGATTGTCCCTATTGGCGCCGACGCCGAGAAGGAACTCCAGTGGGGTGGCTACGGCGATGAGCTCGATGGCGCTAATAGCCCGAATGACGGACTGGCAAACACTGCGGAGCTGGTAGGAGCTGACGACAATTACCCGGCCGCGCAGTTCTGTGCCGCCTTCGAGCGTGACGGGAAAAAGGACTTCTACCTGATGGCCCGCCGTGAGGCGCAGTTCCTGGAAATCACTGTTCCGGATATGTTCAGCAAGCGCTGGCACTGGACCAGTACGCAGTACTCAGCCTACAGCGCCTACCGCGTGGGCTTCGGAGATGGCTGGCTCGGCCTCAACGTCAAGGACAGCGAGCGCGTGGTGCGCCCTGTTAGACGAATATTAATTACCGAATAAGGGTTGAAGAATGCCTGAAGAGCAATGGCGACAAATTGTTGATTGGCCGGCTTATGAAGTAAGCAGTCTTGGCCGAGTACGGCGCGGTGACCACGTGAAGGCGCATTATCTTGACCGCAAGGGCTACTTCAAGGTGAAGCTGTGGAGCGGTCCAGAGTCGAAAGCCTTCCTGATCCACAGGCTTGTCGCCATCTACTTTATCGGGCCTGTTCCAGAAGGTCATATTTGCCGCCACCTGAACGGAGACAAGTCAATCAATAGCGTAGGCAATCTGGCATATGGGACGCCATCGCAAAACGAGACTGACAAGAAGTCACATGGAACAGATGGAACTGGCGAAAGGCATCCTGCTGCGAAACTGACAGCGGCACAGGTCATCGAGATCAGGTCAACTTTCAGGCCGTACTGTCGGAAATTTGGTGGTGTTTCCCTTGCCAGAAAGTATGGGGTTTCTCAGCCGATAATCAGCGCCATTATTTGTCGGCGGATATGGAAGC harbors:
- a CDS encoding DUF1566 domain-containing protein; the encoded protein is MQMITVSHGETMLTTPDAALALQVLAGLSASEKPAAAPSGIPAIGEYWPGEGGVNGGLFPGGDKPYYLIVPIGADAEKELQWGGYGDELDGANSPNDGLANTAELVGADDNYPAAQFCAAFERDGKKDFYLMARREAQFLEITVPDMFSKRWHWTSTQYSAYSAYRVGFGDGWLGLNVKDSERVVRPVRRILITE
- a CDS encoding NUMOD4 motif-containing HNH endonuclease encodes the protein MPEEQWRQIVDWPAYEVSSLGRVRRGDHVKAHYLDRKGYFKVKLWSGPESKAFLIHRLVAIYFIGPVPEGHICRHLNGDKSINSVGNLAYGTPSQNETDKKSHGTDGTGERHPAAKLTAAQVIEIRSTFRPYCRKFGGVSLARKYGVSQPIISAIICRRIWKHL